In Numidum massiliense, a single genomic region encodes these proteins:
- a CDS encoding amino acid ABC transporter ATP-binding protein gives MIHIANLYKSFGQLPVLKGIDLTIAQGKVVVVIGPSGSGKTTLLRCLNALETPTSGTLQIGDIRLDFSTAVTRQQIAALRKQTGMVFQNYNLFPHMTAVENVMEGLMTVKGKQKTSARQKAARLLAQVGLAGKTDDYPFQLSGGQQQRIGIARALAMDPRVMLFDEPTSALDPELVQDVLKVIKTLTGTGMTMVIVTHEMGFARDVADEVIFMDGGVIVERGEPTALFNRPRETRTKQFVQRIG, from the coding sequence TTGATACACATCGCGAACTTGTATAAATCGTTTGGACAATTGCCTGTACTCAAAGGGATCGACTTGACGATCGCCCAAGGTAAGGTCGTCGTCGTCATCGGACCGTCCGGCTCGGGAAAAACGACCTTGCTCCGCTGTTTAAACGCATTGGAAACACCGACGAGCGGCACACTGCAAATCGGTGATATCCGCTTAGATTTTTCCACGGCAGTGACGCGCCAACAAATTGCCGCACTGCGAAAGCAGACGGGGATGGTGTTTCAAAATTACAACTTATTTCCCCATATGACTGCCGTGGAAAATGTAATGGAAGGATTAATGACGGTCAAAGGCAAACAAAAGACGAGCGCTCGGCAAAAAGCAGCCAGACTGCTCGCACAAGTCGGTTTGGCGGGCAAAACGGACGACTATCCTTTCCAGCTATCCGGCGGGCAACAGCAACGGATCGGCATCGCGCGGGCCTTAGCGATGGACCCGCGCGTGATGTTGTTCGATGAGCCGACGTCGGCACTCGATCCGGAGTTAGTACAAGACGTGCTAAAAGTCATTAAGACGTTAACTGGAACGGGGATGACCATGGTCATCGTCACCCACGAAATGGGTTTTGCCCGCGACGTCGCCGACGAAGTGATCTTCATGGATGGTGGTGTCATCGTCGAACGGGGCGAGCCAACGGCGTTGTTCAACCGACCGCGAGAAACGCGCACGAAGCAGTTTGTACAGCGCATCGGTTAA
- the narJ gene encoding nitrate reductase molybdenum cofactor assembly chaperone → MNNGHDEMNNAHVPPSGTVQHVLGICSYLLSYPDEMFQQSLAEIEHEIAQLPAHKMTASLQTFCTEAEKLPLPALIDTYVYTFDFGKKTNLYVTYMTSGEQRERGQDLLYLKNHYKQHGFSATDAELPDYLPLMLEFAGQVETAAFQPIFAKYYANVREISDNLHAQNNVYRHVLAAIVSALHEVGITDH, encoded by the coding sequence ATGAATAATGGACACGATGAAATGAACAACGCACATGTTCCTCCATCCGGAACCGTACAACACGTGTTGGGCATATGTTCGTATTTGTTATCGTATCCCGACGAGATGTTTCAGCAATCCCTCGCGGAAATCGAGCATGAGATCGCTCAACTGCCAGCACACAAAATGACAGCTTCTTTACAAACCTTTTGTACCGAGGCTGAGAAACTACCTTTACCCGCATTGATCGACACGTACGTGTACACGTTTGACTTCGGCAAAAAAACGAACTTGTACGTCACGTACATGACGAGCGGCGAACAGCGCGAACGCGGACAGGACTTGCTCTATTTAAAAAACCACTACAAACAGCACGGGTTTTCCGCGACGGACGCGGAACTTCCCGACTATTTGCCACTCATGTTAGAGTTTGCCGGACAAGTAGAAACAGCGGCCTTCCAGCCGATTTTCGCCAAGTACTACGCCAACGTGCGCGAAATAAGCGACAACCTTCACGCACAAAACAACGTTTACCGCCACGTCCTTGCGGCGATCGTCTCGGCATTGCACGAAGTCGGCATTACAGATCATTGA
- the narH gene encoding nitrate reductase subunit beta: MKIKAQIGMVMNLDKCIGCHTCSVTCKNTWTNRPGTEYMYFNNVETKPGIGYPKRWEDQEAYRGGWEVKDGKLQLKSGSKANRLLQLFHNPHMPTIDDYYEPWNYDYEKLTNSPARQTQPVARPKSAITGDYMDIEWGPNWEDDLAGAHVTAHIDPNVEKMEESIRTEFEDVFMMYLPRLCEHCLNPACVSACPSGAMYKREEDGIVLVDQNACRAWRHCVSSCPYKKVYFNWNTNKAEKCTLCFPRIEAGKPTICSETCVGRVRYLGIMLYDADRVQEAALAEEDKLYESQLDVFLDPHDPDIVAAAKAEGIPRAWIEAAQRSPIYKMVKEWEIALPLHPEYRTLPMVWYIPPLSPIMNMFEGVDSAAEADDIFPAIEQMRIPIEYLANLLTAGDEAPIRTTLKKMATMRSYMRSLQTNKQPDLARMEQVGLTGQDIEEMYRLLAIAKYDDRFVIPASHREGVADLYSERGSCGLDFAGGPGACGTLS, from the coding sequence TTGAAGATTAAAGCACAAATCGGAATGGTCATGAACTTGGACAAATGCATCGGCTGTCACACGTGCAGCGTGACGTGTAAAAACACGTGGACGAACCGTCCCGGGACGGAATACATGTACTTCAACAACGTGGAAACGAAGCCGGGCATCGGCTATCCGAAACGGTGGGAAGACCAAGAGGCGTACCGCGGCGGTTGGGAAGTGAAAGACGGCAAGTTGCAGCTTAAATCCGGTTCCAAAGCGAACCGGTTGCTGCAACTGTTCCACAACCCGCACATGCCGACGATCGACGACTACTACGAACCGTGGAACTACGACTATGAGAAACTGACGAATAGCCCAGCGCGTCAAACACAGCCCGTCGCCCGGCCCAAGTCGGCGATCACGGGCGACTACATGGACATCGAGTGGGGCCCAAACTGGGAAGACGACCTCGCCGGCGCCCACGTCACCGCGCACATCGACCCGAACGTGGAAAAAATGGAAGAAAGCATCCGCACCGAGTTTGAAGATGTGTTCATGATGTACTTGCCGCGCCTGTGCGAACATTGCCTGAACCCCGCCTGCGTCAGTGCCTGTCCGTCTGGTGCGATGTACAAGCGCGAAGAGGACGGCATCGTACTCGTCGACCAAAACGCCTGCCGGGCATGGCGGCATTGCGTCTCCTCCTGCCCGTATAAGAAAGTTTACTTTAACTGGAACACGAACAAAGCGGAAAAATGCACCTTATGTTTTCCGCGCATCGAAGCGGGCAAACCGACGATTTGCTCCGAAACGTGCGTCGGGCGCGTGCGCTACCTCGGCATCATGCTGTACGATGCTGATCGCGTACAAGAAGCAGCGCTGGCGGAAGAAGACAAGCTGTACGAAAGCCAACTGGACGTCTTTCTCGACCCGCACGATCCGGACATCGTGGCAGCGGCCAAAGCAGAGGGGATCCCGCGCGCCTGGATCGAAGCGGCGCAGCGCTCCCCCATTTACAAAATGGTGAAAGAGTGGGAAATCGCGTTGCCGCTCCATCCGGAATACCGCACGTTGCCGATGGTGTGGTACATTCCACCGCTCAGCCCGATCATGAACATGTTTGAAGGGGTGGACAGCGCGGCCGAGGCGGACGACATCTTCCCTGCGATCGAGCAAATGCGCATCCCGATCGAGTATTTGGCTAACTTATTAACGGCGGGCGACGAAGCGCCGATTCGGACGACGCTGAAGAAAATGGCGACGATGCGCAGCTACATGCGCAGCTTGCAAACGAATAAACAGCCCGATCTCGCCCGCATGGAGCAAGTCGGTCTCACCGGACAGGACATCGAAGAGATGTACCGCCTGCTCGCCATCGCCAAATACGATGACCGCTTCGTCATCCCCGCCTCCCACCGCGAAGGAGTGGCTGACCTGTACAGCGAACGCGGCAGTTGTGGCCTCGACTTTGCGGGCGGACCTGGTGCGTGTGGCACATTGTCCTGA
- the narI gene encoding respiratory nitrate reductase subunit gamma → MLEQFLWVVLPYIVLTVFIGGHIYRYNRDQFGWTTKSSELLENKLLRLGSNLFHWGIVVVFFGHVLGLLIPVAFYESLGISESQYHMLTLIGGIPAGLVAACGLFILMYRRMTVRRLIATSTPGDYVALFFLAIVILSGLSATFLNVNPHGFDYRTTIGPWLRGVLTFRADASYLTTVPVWFKIHMLASLGLFAAWPFTRLVHAFSVPLRYLSRSYVIYRKRKPQEHTL, encoded by the coding sequence ATGTTAGAGCAGTTTTTATGGGTCGTCCTCCCGTACATTGTGCTCACCGTTTTTATCGGCGGCCACATCTACCGGTACAATCGCGATCAGTTCGGGTGGACCACCAAATCGAGTGAATTGTTGGAAAATAAACTGCTTCGTCTCGGGAGCAACCTTTTTCACTGGGGGATCGTCGTCGTCTTTTTCGGCCATGTACTCGGCCTGTTAATTCCAGTCGCCTTCTACGAATCGCTTGGCATTAGCGAGTCGCAATACCATATGCTGACGTTAATCGGCGGCATTCCGGCCGGCCTTGTGGCAGCGTGCGGCTTATTCATACTCATGTACCGCCGCATGACGGTGCGTCGACTGATCGCCACGAGCACGCCTGGCGACTACGTCGCCCTCTTCTTTCTAGCCATCGTCATTTTGTCCGGTTTGTCGGCGACGTTTTTGAACGTCAATCCGCACGGCTTTGACTACCGTACGACGATCGGACCTTGGCTACGCGGTGTGCTAACGTTCCGCGCTGACGCGAGTTACTTGACAACTGTCCCCGTGTGGTTCAAAATTCACATGCTCGCCTCCCTCGGATTGTTCGCCGCGTGGCCGTTCACGCGACTCGTTCACGCGTTTAGCGTTCCACTGCGCTATTTGTCGCGCAGCTACGTCATTTACCGCAAGCGGAAGCCGCAGGAGCACACATTGTAA
- a CDS encoding amino acid ABC transporter substrate-binding protein has translation MQILRVLLTVLVLILALAGCASSESNGSAQDEQTSAKKQANNSQSKGEKRDSKQSDANLLEKIKAEGKIRIGTEGTYRPYTFHDNAGKLTGFDVEISEEIAKRLGVSAEFMETQWDGMFAGLDAKRFDIIVNQVGIRPDREKKYDFSHPYSVSAGSLVVHKDNETVKSFNDVKGLKAGQSLTSNWTDIAREHGAEIVATDGFNQAIELLANKRIDVTINDGLSILDYLQQHPDAPVKIVAKHEEQSKSGVTFRKGNRDLVEAVNKALDEMKADGTYQKISEKWFGTDVSN, from the coding sequence ATGCAAATACTGCGCGTCCTATTAACAGTACTCGTACTGATCCTCGCATTGGCAGGTTGCGCAAGCAGTGAGAGCAACGGATCAGCACAAGACGAACAGACTTCGGCAAAAAAACAGGCGAACAACAGTCAGTCTAAAGGAGAAAAACGTGATTCGAAGCAAAGCGATGCCAACCTGTTAGAAAAAATTAAAGCGGAAGGAAAGATCCGCATCGGCACAGAAGGTACGTACCGCCCGTACACCTTTCATGACAATGCAGGCAAACTGACGGGCTTTGACGTCGAGATCTCCGAAGAAATAGCGAAACGGCTAGGGGTTTCTGCCGAATTTATGGAAACGCAATGGGACGGCATGTTCGCTGGTCTCGACGCCAAACGGTTTGATATCATCGTCAATCAAGTCGGCATTCGCCCCGACCGCGAAAAAAAATACGACTTCTCCCATCCGTACAGCGTATCCGCGGGGTCGCTCGTCGTGCACAAAGACAACGAAACGGTGAAGAGTTTTAACGACGTTAAAGGTTTAAAAGCGGGGCAATCGCTCACGAGCAACTGGACCGACATCGCGCGGGAACACGGCGCAGAAATCGTCGCCACCGACGGTTTTAATCAAGCGATCGAGCTTCTCGCCAACAAACGGATCGACGTCACGATCAACGATGGCCTGTCGATCCTCGATTACTTGCAGCAACATCCGGACGCCCCGGTAAAAATTGTCGCCAAACACGAGGAACAATCCAAAAGTGGCGTCACTTTCCGCAAAGGCAACCGCGACTTAGTCGAAGCTGTCAATAAAGCGTTGGACGAAATGAAAGCGGACGGCACGTACCAAAAAATATCCGAGAAATGGTTTGGTACCGATGTTTCTAACTGA
- a CDS encoding amino acid ABC transporter permease: MFLTDYDRYIDIVCNSFLPLLKGALFYSLTLTVLSFAIGMSLAIVTALARLSPFKPLIWLARAYVSFIRGTPLLVQLFIIFYGLPNLGVTLEPFPAAVIGFSLSVGAYGSEIVRAAILSIPKGQWEAAYSIGMTYVQALRRIILPQAARVSLPPWANSFISLVKDTSLAAVILVPEMFRKAQEIAAANYEYLLVYSEAALIYWIICFFLSLVQDRLEQRLDRYVAR; the protein is encoded by the coding sequence ATGTTTCTAACTGATTATGATCGGTACATCGACATCGTGTGTAACTCTTTTTTGCCGCTATTGAAGGGAGCACTGTTCTATTCGTTAACACTGACCGTCCTATCGTTTGCAATCGGCATGTCACTCGCAATCGTTACGGCGCTCGCGCGCCTGTCGCCTTTTAAACCGCTCATTTGGCTGGCGCGCGCATACGTTTCATTCATTCGCGGCACGCCGCTACTCGTGCAGCTGTTCATCATTTTTTACGGATTACCCAATCTTGGGGTGACGTTAGAACCTTTTCCGGCCGCGGTGATCGGCTTTTCCCTCAGTGTCGGCGCCTACGGCTCGGAAATCGTGCGCGCCGCCATTTTATCCATTCCGAAGGGTCAATGGGAAGCGGCCTACTCGATCGGCATGACATATGTACAAGCGTTGCGCCGTATCATTTTACCGCAAGCAGCGCGCGTTTCGCTACCGCCTTGGGCGAACTCGTTTATTAGTTTAGTGAAGGATACGTCACTCGCAGCAGTCATCCTTGTCCCGGAAATGTTCCGCAAAGCGCAAGAAATCGCCGCCGCCAACTACGAGTACTTACTCGTGTATAGCGAAGCTGCACTCATTTACTGGATTATTTGTTTCTTCCTGTCGCTCGTTCAAGACCGCCTGGAACAGAGACTAGACCGCTACGTGGCGCGGTAA